A genomic stretch from Kwoniella europaea PYCC6329 chromosome 2, complete sequence includes:
- a CDS encoding tubulin gamma chain: MGREIISLQAGQAGNQIGAQFWQKLCAEHGITPQGNLEEWAADGSQGDRKDVFFYQADDEHYIPRAILIDLEPRVINNILTSPFKGLYNPENIYVSKDGGGAGNNWAQGYSAGERLYDDLIEMIDREADGSDSLEGFMLLHSIAGGTGSGLGSYLLERLSDRFPKKLIQTYSVFPESSDVVVQPYNSLLAMKRLVNNADSVVVLDNAALTRIAADRLHIQDPSFVQTNQLVSTVMAASTTTLRYPSYMNNDLVGIISSLIPTPRCHFLMTSYTPFTGDEIDHAKSTRKTTTLDVMRRLLQPKNRMVSTISTKSSAYISCLNIISGDVDPTDVHKSLLRIRERQLANFIPWGPASIQVALTRRRGGPAGTSNRVSGVMMANHTSINSLFKRMIHQYDMLRKRNAFLEQYKKEEIFANGLDEFDDARRVVAELQEEYVAAESPDYIDYGGE, translated from the exons ATGGGTAGAGAGATCATATCCCTTCAG GCCGGTCAAGCTGGTAatcaga TCGGCGCacaa TTCTGGCAGAAACTCTGTGCCGAGCATGGTATAACACCCCAAGGGAATCTCGAAGAATGGGCTGCGGACGGGAGCCAAGGTGATAGGAAGGATGTATTCTTCTATCAGGCGGATGACGAACATTATATACCTAGAGCTATCTTGATAGATCTGGAACCTAGG GTGATAAACAATATCCTCACATCACCGTTTAAAGGTCTATACAATCCTGAGAACATCTACGTGTCCaaagatggtggaggagcgggaAATAATTGGGCTCAAGGGTATAGTGCAGGAGAGAGGTTGTACGATGATTTGATagagatgatagatagaGAAGCGGATGGAAGTGACAgtttggag GGATTCATGCTTCTCCATTCAATAGCGGGCGGTACGGGATCAGGTTTAGGATCGTACCTCCTCGAGCGACTGTCCGACCGATTCCCAAAGAAACTCATCCAGACGTACTCGGTATTTCCCGAATCGTCTGATGTGGTGGTCCAACCGTATAACTCCCTCTTGGCCATGAAGAGGCTGGTGAATAACGCGGATAGCGTGGTGGTACTGGACAATGCAGCTTTAACGAGGATAGCGGCGGATAGATTGCATATACAGGATCCGAGCTTCGTGCAGACCAATCAGTTG GTATCCACCGTAATGGCTGCTTCCACAACCACGCTTCGATATCCCTCATACATGAACAACGATCTCGTCGGTATTATCTCCAGTCTGATACCCACCCCGAGATGCCATTTCTTGATGACATCGTACACACCATTTACAGGTGATGAGATAGATCAT GCCAAATCAACTCGTAAGACTACCACTCTGGATGTGATGCGCCGACTGCTCCAACCGAAGAATCGAATGGTCTCAACTATCTCTACCAAGTCTTCCGCCTACATCTCATgtctcaacatcatctcgGGAGACGTCGATCCTACAGACGTGCACAAATCGCTATTGAGAATTAGGGAAAGGCAATTGGCCAATTTCATACCATGGGGTCCGGCCAGTATACAAGTTGCCTTGACTAGACGAAGAGGTGGTCCGGCGGGAACAAGCAATAGAGTTAGTGGAGTGATGATGGCTAATCATACTAGTATAAATTCT cTATTCAAGAGGATGATACATCAATATGATATGTTGCGTAAACGAAATGCGTTCTTGGAGCAATATAAAAAAGAGGAGATCTTTGCGAATGGCCTAGATGAGTTTGATGATGCTAGACGAGTAGTGGCGGAATTGCAAGA GGAATACGTCGCGGCTGAAAGTCCTGATTATATCGATTACGGAGGAGAATAG